A window of the Natrinema salifodinae genome harbors these coding sequences:
- a CDS encoding thioredoxin family protein: MVLQESDSELAAGDTAPDFELPGVDGETYALDSFADAEALLLVFTCNHCPYAQAKFDLLNDLSDEYDDVAVVGINSNDAEEYPEDSVEKMREFVDDGRVSYDAYLRDESQDVAREYGAVCTPDPFLFERNDGDEDGAFRLVYHGRLDDALNPDDEPTRYQIREAIEAVLAGEEVDLEWQPSQGCSIKWKDD; the protein is encoded by the coding sequence ATGGTCCTACAAGAGTCCGACTCCGAACTCGCGGCGGGCGACACCGCGCCCGACTTCGAACTGCCCGGCGTCGACGGGGAGACGTACGCGCTCGACTCGTTCGCCGACGCCGAGGCGCTGTTGCTCGTGTTCACGTGCAACCACTGTCCGTACGCCCAGGCGAAGTTCGACCTGCTGAACGACCTGTCCGACGAGTACGACGACGTCGCGGTCGTCGGGATCAACTCGAACGACGCCGAGGAGTACCCCGAGGATTCCGTCGAGAAGATGCGAGAATTCGTCGACGACGGGAGAGTCTCTTACGACGCGTACCTCCGGGACGAGAGTCAGGACGTCGCCCGGGAGTACGGTGCGGTCTGCACGCCGGACCCGTTCCTCTTCGAACGGAACGACGGAGACGAGGACGGCGCGTTCCGCCTGGTCTACCACGGCCGACTCGACGACGCCCTGAACCCCGACGACGAGCCGACTCGGTACCAGATCCGCGAAGCGATCGAGGCCGTCCTGGCGGGCGAGGAGGTCGACCTCGAGTGGCAGCCGTCACAGGGCTGTTCGATCAAGTGGAAGGACGACTGA
- a CDS encoding pyridoxal phosphate-dependent aminotransferase, with protein sequence MTFELSDRVKAVPPSGIRRFFEIAEERDEVISLGVGEPDFATPWAARDAAITSLEQGKTSYTANRGTRELREAIADYVADRFDLGYDPDEEILVTAGASEAVDLAFRAFVDPGDTVAIAQPSYISYEPGVIFAGGEVLPVPTTEEDDFRLTVEGLEAAGAADADLLVLCYPNNPTGAIMTESDLEPIAEFARENDLTVLSDEIYAELTYDGEHTSIASFEGMRERTIVFNGFSKAHAMTGLRLGYALGPADAIGAMNKIHQYTMLSAPTTAQYAALEALDSCENDVREMVDQYDRRRRFVLSRFREIGMDVFEAKGAFYCFPEVPDGFTAEEFAQQALREQGVAVVPGDVFGAGGEGHLRISYATGLEDLREAMNRIEAFVRDQA encoded by the coding sequence ATGACCTTCGAACTGTCAGATCGCGTCAAGGCGGTCCCGCCGTCGGGCATCCGCCGGTTCTTCGAGATCGCCGAGGAGCGCGACGAAGTCATCTCGCTGGGCGTCGGGGAGCCGGACTTCGCGACGCCGTGGGCGGCCCGCGACGCCGCGATCACCTCCCTCGAACAGGGCAAGACCTCCTACACCGCCAACCGGGGCACGCGCGAGCTCCGCGAGGCGATCGCCGACTACGTCGCCGACCGGTTCGATCTCGGCTACGATCCCGACGAGGAGATCCTCGTCACCGCCGGCGCGAGCGAGGCCGTCGACCTGGCCTTCCGGGCGTTCGTCGATCCCGGCGACACGGTCGCGATCGCCCAGCCCTCGTACATCTCTTACGAGCCTGGCGTGATCTTCGCCGGCGGCGAGGTGCTGCCCGTGCCGACGACCGAGGAAGACGACTTCCGGCTCACCGTCGAGGGCCTCGAGGCGGCCGGCGCGGCCGACGCAGACCTGCTCGTCCTCTGTTACCCTAACAACCCGACGGGGGCGATCATGACCGAATCGGACCTCGAACCGATCGCCGAGTTCGCCCGCGAGAACGACCTGACGGTTCTCTCGGACGAGATCTACGCCGAACTCACCTACGACGGTGAGCATACCTCGATCGCGAGCTTCGAGGGGATGCGCGAGCGCACCATCGTCTTCAACGGGTTCTCGAAGGCCCACGCGATGACCGGCCTCCGGCTGGGATACGCGCTTGGCCCCGCCGACGCCATCGGCGCGATGAACAAGATCCATCAGTACACGATGCTCTCGGCGCCGACGACAGCCCAGTACGCCGCGCTCGAGGCCTTAGATTCCTGCGAGAACGACGTCCGGGAGATGGTCGACCAGTACGATCGGCGCCGCCGGTTCGTCCTCTCGCGGTTCCGAGAGATCGGCATGGACGTCTTCGAGGCCAAGGGCGCGTTCTACTGCTTCCCCGAGGTACCCGACGGATTCACCGCCGAGGAGTTCGCCCAGCAGGCGCTCCGCGAACAGGGCGTCGCCGTCGTCCCCGGCGACGTCTTCGGCGCGGGCGGCGAGGGCCACCTGCGGATCTCCTACGCGACCGGGCTCGAGGACCTCCGGGAAGCGATGAACCGGATCGAGGCGTTCGTCCGCGACCAGGCCTGA
- a CDS encoding BtpA/SgcQ family protein has product MTATPSVPDLFDADRPVLGMVHLPPLPGAPDFGDGEADDRQAVRTRALEDARRLEAGGVDGIVVENFGDAPFYPEDVPKHVVAELTAVATSLTDAVDVPVGVNVLRNDAEAALSIAAAADADFVRVNVHVGTAATDQGVIEGRAHETLRLRDRLDAAVAILADVHVKHARPIGERDIERAALETVERGKADGVIVSGSGTGAETRVADIERVADVLADPDGERASVFVGSGVTTETVGDCFAAGADGVIVGTALKRGGETTAPVSEERVADLVDAARAADASD; this is encoded by the coding sequence ATGACCGCGACCCCGTCCGTTCCGGACCTGTTCGACGCCGACCGCCCCGTCCTCGGCATGGTGCACCTCCCGCCGCTGCCCGGCGCACCCGACTTCGGCGACGGAGAAGCGGACGACCGCCAGGCCGTTCGCACTCGCGCGCTCGAGGACGCGCGCCGACTCGAAGCCGGCGGCGTCGACGGCATCGTCGTCGAGAACTTCGGCGACGCGCCGTTCTACCCCGAGGACGTGCCGAAACACGTCGTCGCGGAACTGACCGCCGTCGCGACGAGCCTGACCGACGCCGTCGACGTGCCGGTCGGGGTCAACGTGCTCCGCAACGACGCCGAAGCGGCGCTGTCGATCGCCGCGGCCGCCGACGCCGATTTCGTCCGCGTCAACGTCCACGTCGGTACCGCCGCCACCGATCAGGGCGTCATCGAAGGCCGGGCTCACGAGACGCTCCGCCTCCGGGATCGGCTCGACGCCGCCGTCGCGATCCTCGCGGACGTCCACGTCAAGCACGCCAGGCCGATCGGCGAGCGGGACATCGAACGCGCCGCCCTCGAGACGGTCGAGCGGGGCAAGGCGGACGGCGTGATCGTCTCCGGGTCGGGAACCGGTGCCGAAACGCGGGTGGCGGATATCGAACGTGTCGCCGACGTGCTGGCCGACCCCGACGGCGAGCGCGCGTCGGTGTTCGTCGGTAGCGGCGTGACGACCGAGACGGTCGGCGACTGCTTCGCCGCGGGCGCGGACGGCGTCATCGTCGGCACCGCGCTCAAGCGCGGCGGCGAGACGACCGCTCCCGTCTCCGAGGAGCGCGTCGCGGACCTCGTGGACGCGGCGCGGGCGGCGGACGCGAGCGATTGA
- a CDS encoding GNAT family N-acetyltransferase — MVDYRPIPDERDVFHEYRSYAFSPESGIPAYDPDEHETPRASLGARRGLYESDAAAVENGGGNASGDGRPRCVCRHYWLSTRVRGDSQPTAGLASVATPPEYRRHGHVRQLLARSLAEYRDRGIRFSVLWPFRYRFYRQYGWETSNEIVTHECEPADLAFATEAADPAAGAGSFRRLAADEYEALEPVYDAHAERYGLAIERDEEWWRHRVFAGHERDPFVYAYERDGQVQGYLVYTIDGEPGDRTLSVSELAFVDHGAFLALLSFCYRHESQVQRVRLRVPEDVPLREVTREPDEIETGVANGPMVRLVDVADALSALSVPDGDENREVSDASLVIAVTDPLVDWNDGTFRLTVADGQVDCERDDADHEPDATFDIAALSQLAVGARSADALERTGRLEVASSRTRDRLAALFPETDVYLGDRF; from the coding sequence ATGGTCGACTATCGTCCCATCCCCGACGAACGGGACGTCTTCCACGAGTACCGCAGCTACGCGTTCAGTCCCGAATCGGGAATCCCGGCGTACGATCCCGACGAACACGAGACGCCGCGAGCGTCCCTCGGCGCGCGTCGCGGGCTGTACGAATCCGACGCGGCCGCCGTCGAGAACGGTGGCGGTAACGCCAGCGGAGACGGGAGACCGCGCTGCGTCTGCCGCCACTACTGGCTCTCGACTCGCGTCCGCGGCGACTCCCAGCCGACCGCCGGCCTGGCGTCGGTCGCGACGCCGCCCGAGTACCGCCGGCACGGCCACGTCCGCCAGTTGCTCGCCCGGTCGCTCGCCGAGTACCGCGACCGCGGCATCCGGTTCTCGGTCCTGTGGCCGTTCCGGTACCGGTTCTACCGGCAGTACGGCTGGGAGACGAGCAACGAGATCGTGACCCACGAGTGCGAGCCGGCCGATCTCGCGTTCGCGACCGAGGCCGCCGACCCGGCCGCGGGCGCAGGATCGTTCCGCCGACTTGCGGCCGACGAGTACGAGGCCCTCGAACCGGTCTACGACGCCCACGCCGAGCGGTACGGCCTGGCGATCGAGCGCGACGAGGAGTGGTGGCGCCACCGGGTGTTCGCCGGTCACGAGCGCGACCCCTTCGTTTACGCCTACGAGCGCGACGGGCAGGTCCAGGGGTATCTCGTTTACACAATCGACGGGGAACCGGGCGACCGAACGCTGTCGGTCTCCGAACTCGCGTTCGTCGACCACGGGGCCTTCCTGGCGCTGCTGTCGTTCTGCTACCGCCACGAATCGCAGGTTCAGCGGGTCCGACTCCGAGTTCCCGAGGACGTTCCGCTTCGGGAGGTCACGCGGGAGCCGGACGAGATCGAGACCGGCGTCGCGAACGGGCCGATGGTTCGACTCGTCGACGTGGCCGACGCGCTGTCCGCACTCTCCGTGCCCGACGGGGATGAGAATCGCGAGGTCTCCGACGCGAGCCTGGTGATCGCCGTCACGGACCCGCTGGTCGACTGGAACGACGGAACGTTTCGGCTCACGGTCGCCGACGGGCAGGTCGACTGCGAACGCGATGACGCGGACCACGAGCCCGACGCCACGTTCGATATCGCGGCGCTTTCGCAACTCGCCGTCGGCGCTCGGTCGGCGGACGCACTCGAGCGGACGGGCCGGCTCGAGGTGGCGTCGAGCAGGACGCGCGACAGGCTCGCAGCGCTGTTTCCGGAGACGGACGTCTATCTCGGGGATCGGTTCTGA
- a CDS encoding mechanosensitive ion channel family protein — protein MVRLPSIVLSLQSPLRPDPILRLQELYFSSFETQVFATLFLIALLPLGAEVASHVRTRVRRRYGRQLAEASSVLVLAAVVVADVYAFSVVWHVTYMLRYTLDVMLIDRWLAARQLVSAAVAVTAYLAIRFVNRSIDKLAQTDAITKHQSEVAYHVTDICIVGFAGTILLSLWGIDLTNIFIGAGAITAVVALTARETLAAMLAGFILLFSRPFYVGDWIAIDETTGIVTDVTIFTTKIQTFGDRHVLVPNDQVTSSPLINYSRNDQLRVDVEVGVGYDTDLEHARAVVADAVADLEEIKNAPNPQVVATRFDDSAITLECRVWIGDPTMRRKLDAQTAVIEAIVDAFDREGIEIPYPQRVHAARDDPGFRVRSATPEETELGTATD, from the coding sequence ATGGTTCGTCTCCCTTCGATCGTCCTGTCGCTCCAGTCCCCGCTGCGCCCGGATCCGATCCTGCGCCTTCAGGAGCTGTACTTCTCCTCGTTCGAGACGCAAGTGTTCGCGACGCTGTTCTTGATCGCCCTCCTCCCGCTCGGCGCCGAGGTCGCCTCGCACGTTCGGACGAGGGTGCGCCGTCGGTACGGGCGACAGCTCGCCGAGGCGAGCTCCGTCCTCGTGCTCGCGGCCGTCGTCGTCGCGGACGTCTACGCGTTCAGCGTCGTCTGGCACGTGACGTACATGCTCCGGTACACGCTCGACGTGATGCTGATCGACCGGTGGCTGGCCGCCCGTCAGCTCGTCAGCGCCGCGGTGGCTGTCACCGCCTACCTCGCGATCCGGTTCGTCAACCGGTCGATCGACAAGCTCGCTCAGACGGACGCGATCACGAAACACCAGAGCGAGGTCGCGTACCACGTCACCGACATCTGTATCGTCGGCTTCGCCGGGACGATCCTACTCTCGCTCTGGGGAATCGACCTCACCAACATCTTCATCGGCGCCGGCGCGATCACGGCGGTCGTCGCGCTGACGGCCCGCGAGACGCTGGCGGCCATGCTCGCCGGCTTCATCCTGCTGTTCTCCCGGCCGTTCTACGTTGGCGACTGGATCGCGATCGATGAGACCACCGGCATCGTCACCGACGTCACGATCTTCACCACCAAGATTCAGACGTTCGGCGACCGACACGTCCTCGTCCCGAACGATCAGGTGACCAGCAGCCCGCTGATCAACTACTCGCGGAACGACCAGCTCCGCGTCGACGTCGAAGTCGGCGTCGGCTACGACACGGACCTCGAACACGCCCGCGCCGTCGTCGCGGACGCCGTCGCTGATCTCGAAGAGATCAAGAACGCGCCCAACCCGCAGGTCGTCGCGACCCGGTTCGACGACTCGGCGATCACGCTCGAGTGTCGCGTCTGGATCGGCGACCCAACGATGCGTCGCAAGCTGGACGCGCAGACGGCCGTGATCGAAGCCATCGTGGACGCGTTCGATCGCGAGGGGATCGAGATTCCCTACCCGCAGCGCGTCCACGCCGCCCGCGACGATCCGGGATTTCGGGTTCGATCCGCAACCCCGGAGGAGACGGAGCTCGGAACGGCTACTGATTGA
- a CDS encoding NADH:flavin oxidoreductase/NADH oxidase, producing the protein MTDALAPLSLRDVEAPNRIAVSPMCQYTCEDDGLPTEWHRVHLGSRAVGGAGIVMTEATAVEPAGRITPHDLGIWSDEHAAALEPITEFVRDQGGVPAIQLAHAGHKASKTRPWDGNVPIGPDETDPDGATGWEVLSPSPDAYPPFEGDRPAMRKADQDDIQGVIDAYRAAAERSLDAGFEIAEIHAAHGYLLHEFLSPVTNRREDDYGGSFENRTRLVREVVRAVRDVWPEDKPVFVRISGTDWLDDREPESWDIEQSVRLADDLAELGVDLVDVSSGGLHPDEAIPGGPNFQVPLAERVREGADVAVGAVGGVTEPEQADALVRNGRTDLVLVGREFLRDPYFGLHAADELERDPAEAAKQWPVQYRRAVRR; encoded by the coding sequence ATGACAGACGCGCTCGCTCCGTTGTCGTTGCGCGACGTGGAGGCGCCGAACCGAATCGCCGTCTCGCCGATGTGCCAGTACACCTGCGAGGACGACGGCCTGCCGACCGAGTGGCACCGCGTCCACCTCGGCAGCCGGGCCGTCGGCGGCGCCGGCATCGTCATGACCGAGGCGACCGCCGTCGAGCCAGCCGGCCGAATTACCCCCCACGACCTTGGGATCTGGAGCGACGAGCACGCGGCCGCGCTCGAGCCGATCACCGAGTTCGTCCGCGATCAGGGTGGCGTCCCGGCGATCCAGCTCGCCCACGCGGGCCACAAGGCCAGCAAGACCCGCCCGTGGGACGGGAACGTTCCGATCGGGCCCGACGAGACCGATCCCGACGGTGCGACGGGCTGGGAAGTCCTCTCGCCGTCGCCCGACGCCTACCCGCCGTTCGAGGGCGACCGCCCCGCGATGCGGAAGGCCGATCAGGACGACATCCAGGGCGTGATCGACGCCTACCGCGCCGCCGCCGAACGCTCGCTCGACGCCGGCTTCGAGATCGCCGAGATCCACGCGGCCCACGGCTACCTGCTCCACGAGTTCCTCTCGCCGGTCACGAATCGCCGCGAGGACGACTACGGGGGCAGCTTCGAGAACCGCACGCGCCTGGTCCGCGAAGTCGTTCGAGCAGTCCGCGACGTTTGGCCCGAGGACAAGCCGGTCTTCGTCCGCATCTCCGGCACCGACTGGCTCGACGACCGCGAGCCCGAATCGTGGGATATCGAGCAGTCGGTCCGCCTGGCCGACGACCTCGCCGAGCTGGGGGTCGACCTGGTCGACGTCAGCTCCGGCGGGCTCCACCCCGACGAGGCGATTCCGGGCGGGCCGAACTTCCAGGTGCCCCTGGCCGAGCGGGTCCGTGAGGGCGCCGACGTCGCCGTCGGAGCCGTCGGGGGCGTCACCGAGCCCGAACAGGCCGACGCGTTGGTCCGCAACGGCCGGACCGACCTGGTGCTGGTCGGGCGGGAGTTCCTGCGCGATCCGTACTTCGGGCTTCACGCCGCCGACGAACTCGAACGCGATCCGGCGGAAGCGGCGAAGCAGTGGCCGGTGCAGTACCGGCGCGCGGTCCGGCGGTAA
- a CDS encoding HpcH/HpaI aldolase family protein — protein MPANHDPRGNALRESLENDEVALGVLDSTYNPTVVELYAALGVDFVWIDLEHGGPSPRDAERLEELLRAVDGTETELLVRVPDTDPSLVRKVLDAGVRNVFLPRVGSAAELERAVRAGRFEYDGEPGQRGLANPRASRWGLTDDYETTEDESIVVGVTVETREALDDLDEILDVPELGFVFIGPLDLSVSLGHPGELDHPDVEEAVETIRSAAVDAGVPVGGLGFGMDDVNEKAQHGYQLLNIGTTTGALQSAVSDWLAKYEGE, from the coding sequence ATGCCTGCGAACCACGACCCGCGCGGCAACGCGCTCCGGGAGTCGCTCGAGAACGACGAAGTCGCGCTCGGCGTTCTCGACAGCACCTACAATCCGACCGTCGTCGAACTCTACGCGGCGCTCGGCGTGGACTTCGTCTGGATCGATCTCGAGCACGGCGGGCCGAGCCCGCGGGACGCGGAGCGACTAGAGGAACTGCTGCGCGCCGTCGACGGCACCGAGACCGAGTTGCTGGTCCGCGTTCCCGACACCGATCCGTCGCTCGTTCGGAAGGTCCTCGACGCCGGCGTCCGAAACGTCTTTCTCCCGCGAGTCGGCAGCGCCGCGGAACTCGAGCGGGCGGTCCGGGCCGGTCGGTTCGAGTACGACGGCGAACCCGGTCAGCGCGGCCTGGCGAACCCGCGCGCGAGCCGGTGGGGACTCACCGACGACTACGAGACGACCGAAGACGAGTCGATCGTCGTCGGCGTGACCGTCGAAACCCGTGAGGCGCTCGACGATCTGGACGAGATCCTCGACGTGCCGGAACTGGGCTTCGTCTTCATCGGTCCGCTGGACCTCTCGGTGTCTCTGGGCCATCCGGGTGAACTCGACCATCCCGATGTCGAGGAGGCCGTCGAGACGATCCGCTCGGCGGCCGTCGACGCGGGTGTCCCCGTGGGCGGGCTCGGCTTCGGCATGGACGACGTCAACGAGAAGGCCCAACACGGCTATCAGCTCCTGAATATCGGGACCACGACCGGTGCGCTACAGTCCGCGGTCTCCGACTGGCTGGCGAAGTACGAGGGCGAGTAA
- a CDS encoding Lrp/AsnC family transcriptional regulator, translating into MSEREVLELLRENARYSAADIARMTDLEEDEVEAAIEELEAAGVVRGYQAVVDWDKLEDERVRAEVELNVRLDRETGYADIAERLARFPQVKALRLVSGDYDFDMEVEGDSIREVSQFISEKVAPVPEITQTVTHYVMTSYKENGIELGDGEDDDRLSFSP; encoded by the coding sequence ATGAGCGAACGCGAGGTGCTCGAGTTGCTTCGTGAGAACGCGCGGTACTCCGCGGCCGACATCGCGCGAATGACTGACCTCGAGGAAGACGAGGTCGAGGCGGCAATCGAGGAACTCGAGGCGGCGGGCGTCGTCCGCGGCTACCAGGCGGTCGTCGACTGGGACAAGCTCGAGGACGAACGCGTCCGCGCCGAGGTCGAGTTGAACGTCCGCCTCGACCGCGAGACGGGCTACGCCGACATCGCAGAGCGCCTCGCACGGTTCCCGCAGGTCAAAGCGCTGCGCCTGGTCAGCGGCGACTACGACTTCGACATGGAGGTCGAGGGCGATTCCATCCGCGAGGTCTCCCAATTCATCAGCGAGAAGGTCGCGCCCGTCCCCGAGATTACCCAGACGGTCACCCACTACGTGATGACCTCCTACAAGGAGAACGGGATCGAGCTCGGCGACGGCGAGGACGACGACCGGCTCTCGTTCTCACCGTAA
- a CDS encoding PAS domain-containing protein, with the protein MTTRSVPIVDRVTDAFFALDTGFRFTYLNERAETLLKRSREELIGRVMWDEFPQTVETQFPEGFHRAMDEQVPVSFEIYHTHLETWFEAKAYPSESGLSVYMRDVSERKAQETTLAQHAAVVEAIRDAVVTLDRNREIVTVNGATEAVLGADRTALVGEHVETLTDQAGIADEDAVAIGRAITDVDVGNADRRQLELPYTGPDGDDRMGEFRFVPVEDNTATVAAVVRDVTDRHEYERVVTSLHEITRWLLESDDPEEICAIAVHSGSDLLELPISGVWLLEEEHGYLEPIAGTAGAYDEFGGLPRFNPGEGLVWDVFEAGEVERFDDLATVDDLYNPDTPIRSEIIAPIGTHGVLMTGSLEPDQFDETDVELLSTLVENTRAALDRAQRERVLRDRTAELERQTERLEAVAEVLSNDLQRQLEAVADALAADGTGAEGRTETEAGAGIETDEWEFPLAEDAVETTLDRAERLVDDVREFARNATAVGPRSRLRLESAVEDAVRDSRLDEDAVVVDAAAALRADPDRFVHLLETAFDSAVARAGADGDVTIQIGLVGFDDRGSRGFFVLDDAAEIPPTAHDRVLDPTADDDTAIDGLGLALVRAIAEAHDWTCTVTNGQNGGTRIEIRDITTLEQRIE; encoded by the coding sequence GTGACGACGCGATCGGTCCCGATCGTCGACCGCGTCACCGACGCCTTCTTCGCCCTCGATACGGGCTTTCGGTTCACCTACCTCAACGAACGGGCCGAGACGCTGCTGAAACGCTCCCGTGAGGAGCTGATCGGCCGGGTCATGTGGGACGAGTTCCCCCAGACCGTCGAGACGCAGTTCCCCGAGGGCTTTCACCGCGCGATGGACGAACAGGTCCCGGTCTCGTTCGAAATCTACCACACGCATCTGGAGACCTGGTTCGAGGCGAAAGCTTATCCCTCGGAATCAGGTCTGTCGGTCTACATGCGCGACGTCAGCGAGCGGAAGGCCCAGGAGACCACCCTGGCCCAACACGCCGCGGTCGTCGAGGCGATCCGGGACGCCGTCGTCACGCTCGATCGGAACCGAGAGATCGTCACGGTCAACGGGGCCACCGAGGCGGTCCTCGGCGCCGACCGGACCGCGCTCGTCGGCGAACACGTCGAAACGCTGACCGACCAGGCGGGAATCGCCGACGAGGACGCCGTCGCGATCGGCCGGGCGATTACCGACGTCGACGTCGGCAACGCCGATCGTCGCCAACTCGAGTTGCCCTACACCGGTCCGGACGGCGACGATCGGATGGGCGAGTTCCGGTTCGTGCCCGTCGAAGACAACACCGCGACCGTCGCCGCCGTCGTCCGCGACGTCACCGACCGCCACGAGTACGAGCGCGTCGTCACGTCGCTGCACGAGATCACCAGGTGGCTGTTGGAGTCCGACGATCCCGAGGAGATCTGTGCGATCGCCGTCCACTCGGGTAGCGACCTGCTCGAACTCCCGATCAGCGGTGTCTGGCTGCTCGAGGAGGAACACGGCTACCTCGAGCCGATCGCCGGCACCGCCGGCGCTTACGACGAGTTCGGCGGCCTTCCACGGTTCAACCCCGGCGAGGGGCTCGTCTGGGACGTCTTCGAAGCCGGCGAGGTCGAGCGGTTCGACGACCTCGCGACCGTCGACGACCTCTACAACCCCGACACGCCGATCCGCTCGGAGATCATCGCGCCGATCGGGACCCACGGCGTGCTCATGACCGGCTCGCTCGAACCCGACCAGTTCGACGAGACCGACGTCGAACTCCTCTCGACGCTCGTCGAGAACACGCGCGCCGCCCTCGATCGCGCCCAGCGAGAGCGCGTTCTCAGAGACCGGACGGCCGAACTCGAACGCCAGACCGAGCGCCTCGAGGCCGTCGCCGAGGTTCTCTCGAACGATCTGCAACGCCAACTCGAGGCCGTCGCCGACGCGCTCGCTGCCGACGGGACCGGGGCCGAGGGAAGAACCGAAACCGAAGCCGGAGCCGGGATCGAGACCGATGAGTGGGAGTTCCCGCTCGCGGAAGACGCCGTCGAGACGACCCTCGACCGGGCCGAACGGCTCGTCGACGACGTCCGCGAGTTCGCCCGCAACGCCACCGCCGTCGGCCCGCGCAGCCGGCTCCGCCTCGAATCGGCCGTCGAGGACGCGGTCCGCGACTCCCGCCTCGACGAGGACGCCGTCGTCGTCGACGCCGCAGCTGCGCTTCGAGCCGACCCCGACCGGTTCGTCCACCTCCTCGAGACGGCCTTCGACAGCGCCGTCGCCCGCGCCGGCGCCGATGGCGACGTGACGATCCAGATCGGCCTGGTCGGCTTCGACGACCGCGGCAGCCGCGGCTTCTTCGTGCTCGACGACGCCGCGGAGATCCCGCCGACCGCACACGACCGGGTGCTCGACCCGACCGCCGACGACGACACCGCGATCGACGGGCTCGGCCTCGCGCTCGTCCGAGCCATCGCCGAGGCCCACGACTGGACGTGTACCGTCACCAACGGGCAAAACGGCGGGACGCGGATCGAGATCCGGGATATCACGACGCTCGAACAGCGCATCGAATAA